One region of Polynucleobacter sp. SHI8 genomic DNA includes:
- the ppk2 gene encoding polyphosphate kinase 2, which produces MNKISSKKMDDDALLLELQIELVKMQKHIIENKERVLVIFEGRDAAGKDGTIKRVVEYLSPRETHVVALSKPSEHENGEWYFQRYISHLPAHGELVFFNRSWYNRAGVEPVMGFCSASEYQRFMKTVNIFETMLVDDGITIIKYYLDISKKEQAERLLDRKNNPLKQWKTSPIDEVAQKKWGTYSKYRNSMLLKTNHISAPWNIIHANNKKLAHLNVIRDLLSKINYPNKNKKILKLDPDIICTWKPGAAELPALEK; this is translated from the coding sequence ATGAATAAAATAAGTTCCAAAAAAATGGACGATGATGCACTTTTACTAGAACTCCAAATAGAACTAGTAAAAATGCAAAAACATATCATCGAAAATAAAGAACGCGTTCTAGTGATCTTTGAGGGACGCGACGCCGCAGGTAAAGATGGCACTATCAAACGTGTTGTGGAATACTTAAGTCCTAGAGAAACGCATGTTGTAGCTCTGAGTAAACCCTCCGAGCATGAAAATGGTGAGTGGTATTTTCAGCGCTATATCAGTCATCTCCCTGCACATGGTGAATTGGTCTTTTTTAACCGCAGTTGGTATAACAGGGCTGGTGTAGAGCCTGTCATGGGTTTTTGTTCGGCATCTGAATATCAACGTTTCATGAAAACTGTCAATATATTTGAGACCATGCTGGTTGATGATGGTATTACTATCATCAAATACTATTTAGATATCTCTAAAAAAGAACAAGCGGAACGTTTATTGGATAGAAAAAATAATCCTCTAAAACAATGGAAGACTAGCCCAATTGATGAAGTGGCCCAAAAAAAATGGGGCACCTATAGTAAATATAGAAACAGTATGTTGTTAAAAACGAATCACATCTCAGCGCCGTGGAACATTATTCATGCGAACAATAAAAAATTAGCTCATCTCAATGTAATTCGAGATTTACTGTCCAAAATTAATTATCCAAATAAAAATAAGAAAATCCTCAAATTAGACCCAGATATTATTTGCACATGGAAGCCAGGCGCTGCTGAGTTACCAGCCTTAGAAAAATAA
- a CDS encoding methyltransferase domain-containing protein, translated as MKLMNHKTLFVKQVLIALFCCISLGSHAQYNTKYGDEKYEPRLGQSGKDVIWLPTSTDLVTQMLRTAKVTSNDIVYDLGAGDGKIAIAAAKDFGAKAFGVEFNPEMAGLAQRNADRAGVGERVKIINGDIFKEDFSSATVLTLYLLPELNLQLKPIILNMKPGTRIVSNTFHMGDWEPDVEIGNPTRAYYWVVPAKIAGTWGVYGVHPTQKASLQLVQYQQRVGGTLTIEQQTYPIMKPSLEGEKLKFSFQDKDQIIHDIELDMTRDMASGFDRYDYKTSKLVGKKEK; from the coding sequence ATGAAATTAATGAATCATAAAACTTTATTTGTAAAACAGGTGCTCATTGCACTTTTTTGTTGTATCAGCTTAGGTAGTCATGCTCAGTACAACACGAAATACGGTGATGAAAAATATGAGCCTCGCTTAGGGCAATCGGGTAAAGATGTCATTTGGTTACCAACGAGTACAGATTTAGTCACTCAAATGTTACGCACAGCGAAAGTCACATCAAACGATATCGTCTATGACCTAGGTGCTGGTGATGGAAAAATTGCGATTGCAGCCGCGAAAGATTTTGGTGCAAAAGCGTTTGGTGTTGAGTTTAATCCCGAGATGGCAGGACTTGCCCAAAGAAATGCTGACCGTGCAGGAGTAGGGGAGCGAGTAAAAATCATCAATGGAGATATTTTTAAAGAAGATTTTTCATCAGCAACCGTATTAACGCTTTATTTATTACCAGAGCTAAATCTTCAGTTAAAGCCTATTATTTTGAATATGAAACCGGGCACACGGATCGTCTCGAATACCTTTCATATGGGCGATTGGGAGCCAGATGTCGAGATTGGTAATCCTACCCGCGCTTACTATTGGGTAGTACCTGCAAAAATTGCAGGTACGTGGGGAGTCTATGGTGTACATCCAACACAAAAAGCGAGTTTGCAATTGGTCCAATATCAACAGCGTGTGGGAGGTACTTTAACGATTGAACAGCAAACTTATCCCATCATGAAGCCTAGCCTTGAAGGTGAAAAATTAAAATTTAGTTTTCAGGATAAAGATCAAATCATTCATGATATTGAACTTGATATGACTAGAGATATGGCTTCAGGATTTGATCGTTATGATTACAAAACTAGCAAATTAGTAGGTAAGAAAGAGAAATAA
- a CDS encoding amidase family protein encodes MEERSSNTNFIVEEASIADLHQAIQAGRTTCVDVVKQYLARIKKYNGPSSLLVTQDGADIPPSSGTVRAGEPIQFDQATVKASQLLPNLESYQGPPLEFGRMESTVSQPEVVQQFGMIVGKPNAGQVNALATLNIRGERSVTCRGDYDLHPSLGPLPKGAPPVCEMFRHYPDALEQAAALDEEYGSNPDLEKLPLYGVTFSFKDAFDTKDMRSTGGGDAAYDIDFPARDHLLVDQLRKKGAIIMAKAVMTEYNGRAGDPGGKNHPEKVLPSVLGYQRSTWGGNPSNPYDTTRSASLGSSSGSGVSVSVNFVMASLGEETRMSTRGPANHNSLALILPHKAMLGFDGGAIGADIYCDRTGILGRTLTDCTKILDALKDSEHGYYDPRDPYTTVPRSSILRTRYQDHITHHAQAGSLSGKRIGVVRESMINPGIKAVEPIISAASKEIKDVLGNHLGAILVESTHPLWQKDSAMEQMDIDFTKALSRLVPVFMPDILFRLDEVGQPLFPEFEKAIIPTEFAPGKVFGTGTMAPIDYLVELADLNIAPPKNLNIATIQHQILANSFRFHIKQYLTRRATDWQAAGFRETLIDWPTLNKRSKFWGDDQRAAFKNWEETTDPRNLLGGRQGVDERIMLRELLRRVDMMVILENQLDVLVRLHTPLPPAKIGWPEEPGEINQIRNEMLYGPNAGLTEILVPAGYVQTAYDAHYVLAKDGQSYIGKTSAEPTQLAEPGLPFSLVFRVEPGMEDSLIAIASAYEAASKRRISPPQFGPIGR; translated from the coding sequence ATGGAAGAAAGAAGTTCAAACACAAACTTCATTGTGGAAGAGGCAAGCATTGCGGATCTTCATCAAGCAATTCAAGCAGGTAGAACGACCTGTGTTGACGTAGTCAAACAATATCTAGCTCGCATCAAAAAATATAACGGCCCATCGAGTTTATTAGTGACCCAAGACGGCGCTGATATACCTCCAAGTAGTGGTACCGTTCGAGCTGGAGAGCCTATTCAGTTTGATCAAGCAACTGTCAAAGCAAGTCAATTATTGCCTAATTTAGAATCTTATCAAGGCCCACCTTTAGAATTTGGCAGAATGGAATCTACCGTATCACAGCCAGAGGTCGTTCAACAATTTGGCATGATCGTCGGGAAGCCTAATGCTGGACAAGTCAATGCACTCGCCACATTAAATATTCGCGGTGAGCGCTCTGTCACTTGTCGGGGTGATTATGATTTACATCCGTCTTTAGGGCCTTTACCAAAAGGTGCTCCACCTGTGTGCGAAATGTTTAGGCACTACCCAGATGCGTTAGAGCAAGCGGCGGCTTTAGATGAAGAGTATGGTTCAAATCCAGACCTTGAAAAATTACCTTTATATGGTGTGACATTCTCATTTAAAGATGCTTTTGATACCAAGGATATGCGTTCAACGGGTGGTGGTGATGCTGCATACGATATTGATTTTCCAGCTCGTGATCATTTATTAGTAGATCAACTGCGCAAAAAAGGGGCCATTATTATGGCCAAAGCAGTGATGACAGAATATAACGGACGAGCAGGTGATCCAGGTGGTAAAAATCATCCAGAAAAAGTATTACCTTCTGTATTGGGATATCAGCGCTCTACATGGGGAGGCAATCCCTCAAATCCATATGACACCACTCGATCGGCCTCATTAGGGTCTAGTTCAGGTTCTGGAGTTTCGGTCAGTGTGAACTTCGTCATGGCAAGTTTAGGTGAAGAGACCAGAATGTCCACGCGTGGCCCAGCAAATCATAATTCGTTAGCATTGATACTTCCTCATAAAGCCATGTTAGGTTTTGATGGAGGAGCCATTGGGGCGGATATCTATTGTGATCGAACGGGTATCTTAGGTCGAACATTAACCGACTGTACCAAAATATTAGATGCTCTAAAGGATTCTGAGCATGGTTATTATGATCCACGAGACCCTTATACAACTGTGCCGCGAAGTTCTATTTTGCGAACACGTTATCAAGATCACATCACACATCATGCACAGGCGGGCTCATTAAGTGGGAAGCGGATTGGCGTGGTTCGTGAGTCTATGATTAATCCAGGTATTAAAGCTGTTGAGCCTATTATTAGCGCGGCTTCCAAAGAAATTAAAGACGTACTTGGCAATCATTTAGGTGCAATTTTAGTAGAGTCCACACATCCACTTTGGCAAAAAGATTCTGCCATGGAGCAAATGGATATCGACTTTACAAAAGCTCTATCAAGGCTTGTTCCTGTGTTTATGCCTGATATATTGTTTCGTTTAGATGAAGTAGGTCAACCTTTATTTCCTGAGTTTGAAAAAGCAATCATCCCAACTGAGTTTGCGCCTGGAAAAGTATTTGGTACTGGAACCATGGCTCCAATCGATTACCTTGTGGAACTGGCTGATTTAAACATAGCACCCCCCAAAAATTTGAATATTGCGACGATTCAACATCAAATCTTAGCCAATTCATTTAGATTTCATATCAAACAATATTTGACTCGAAGGGCAACTGATTGGCAGGCTGCGGGCTTTCGGGAGACGCTCATTGACTGGCCGACGCTCAATAAGCGCTCTAAATTTTGGGGCGATGACCAACGTGCAGCATTTAAGAACTGGGAAGAGACAACTGATCCCAGAAATCTTCTTGGTGGAAGGCAGGGAGTTGATGAACGAATCATGCTTAGAGAATTATTACGGCGTGTCGATATGATGGTGATTTTGGAGAATCAACTCGATGTATTGGTAAGGCTGCACACACCACTACCACCTGCGAAGATCGGCTGGCCAGAAGAGCCAGGGGAAATCAATCAGATTCGTAATGAAATGCTGTATGGACCTAATGCAGGTTTAACGGAGATTTTAGTTCCCGCAGGTTATGTTCAGACAGCCTATGATGCCCACTATGTGTTAGCAAAAGATGGACAGTCTTATATAGGTAAAACCTCTGCAGAGCCAACGCAATTAGCTGAACCAGGATTACCATTTTCATTGGTTTTTAGAGTTGAGCCTGGCATGGAAGACTCACTGATTGCGATTGCGAGTGCTTACGAGGCAGCATCAAAGAGGCGCATTAGTCCGCCGCAATTTGGTCCAATTGGACGATAA
- a CDS encoding biopolymer transporter ExbD, whose amino-acid sequence MQVKKGDSGDSAFTEINVTPLVDVMLVLLVVFIITAPLIVPQNMQVNLPKTESTSLDSKIKDGQLVINQDGSLLFDEKPITEGDLSAALKSRSSNPEFQLQIFADKSVPYGRVAEMMGLSQAAGVVKLSFVTLPKK is encoded by the coding sequence ATGCAAGTAAAAAAAGGTGATAGTGGAGATAGTGCTTTTACAGAGATTAACGTTACTCCATTAGTTGATGTGATGTTGGTGTTGTTGGTTGTATTTATTATTACAGCACCACTCATTGTTCCACAAAATATGCAAGTGAATTTGCCTAAGACTGAATCAACTTCTCTAGATAGTAAGATCAAAGATGGACAGTTAGTCATTAATCAAGATGGATCGCTCCTCTTTGATGAAAAGCCTATTACTGAGGGTGATTTAAGTGCTGCTTTAAAAAGTCGTTCCTCGAATCCTGAATTCCAATTACAAATATTCGCCGATAAAAGTGTTCCTTATGGTCGAGTTGCTGAGATGATGGGATTGTCACAGGCTGCAGGAGTTGTTAAACTGTCATTTGTTACATTACCTAAAAAATAA
- a CDS encoding dienelactone hydrolase family protein has product MNRRLIKPLLLLSFAFSIFSVIADNELPEEVIFIPKFSNILGMKVQTKLETTMFKPVGIGPHPLVIINHGKAPGNTHFQPRYRPLSPVRYFLERNYIVLVPMRQGFSKSEGSYIDPGCNIISNGIAQAADVQATLEFALNLPDVNKEQVLVVGQSHGGWTSLAFGSMNKNPAVRGIVNFAGGLKKDDCVGWQNTLIEGSQKFGLTTQTPSIWFYGDNDSFFPRSLSNPMFEQYSKGNPNSQFVTFGQFEKDSHLLFTRQTGRPIWEPYMERFLQSVDLPFQLVNANFQASPKMISPPLSGFARISQVDQVLLINH; this is encoded by the coding sequence ATGAATCGTAGATTGATCAAACCTCTCTTGTTATTGTCATTTGCATTCAGTATTTTTAGCGTAATCGCCGATAATGAATTGCCAGAAGAGGTGATTTTTATACCGAAGTTTTCTAACATTTTGGGAATGAAGGTTCAGACCAAGTTAGAGACAACCATGTTTAAGCCAGTTGGAATAGGACCTCATCCTTTAGTCATTATTAATCATGGAAAAGCACCAGGTAATACCCATTTTCAGCCTAGATATCGCCCCTTATCCCCGGTGAGGTATTTTTTAGAAAGAAACTATATCGTTCTAGTTCCCATGAGGCAGGGCTTTTCTAAATCTGAGGGCTCATATATTGATCCTGGTTGTAACATCATTTCAAATGGAATTGCTCAAGCGGCGGATGTGCAAGCCACTCTGGAATTTGCTCTTAACCTCCCGGATGTAAATAAGGAGCAAGTATTAGTAGTAGGTCAATCTCATGGAGGTTGGACTTCCCTAGCATTTGGTTCAATGAACAAAAATCCTGCCGTAAGAGGAATTGTCAATTTTGCGGGCGGATTAAAAAAAGACGATTGTGTCGGTTGGCAAAATACCTTGATTGAAGGTTCACAAAAATTTGGCTTAACTACTCAGACCCCATCTATTTGGTTTTATGGTGATAATGACAGCTTTTTTCCTCGGTCTCTTTCAAACCCTATGTTCGAGCAATATTCAAAAGGAAATCCAAATTCTCAATTTGTCACATTTGGGCAATTTGAAAAAGACTCCCATTTACTTTTCACTAGGCAGACAGGAAGACCTATTTGGGAGCCCTATATGGAGAGGTTTCTTCAATCAGTTGATCTGCCATTCCAATTGGTGAATGCAAATTTCCAGGCTTCTCCTAAAATGATAAGTCCACCCCTCAGTGGCTTTGCTAGAATTTCTCAAGTTGATCAAGTGCTACTTATCAATCATTAG
- a CDS encoding ShlB/FhaC/HecB family hemolysin secretion/activation protein — translation MKPTRSKLALLAGFFFLTENVVFAAGPDAGALQQNLQRQIENEQNEVQMESQLKKKEPTPTPPSKNQTLIDIKGFKFSGNTFISEEQAKEITSSFINRKLTLAQINEAAFAIDDFYKEKGRIAQSVVPPQQIKDGIVEIKILEGRVGKIVIEPAFEEDPPRISSKVVDNFISYHNSKGQLIDLDALERSLSLLNELPGIHVEGALEPGQEDGTSNIMLTVDELSRVSGRADLSNYGSASTGVAQAVASINLNDLAGIGDGGTIDIIGSEGSIFGQARYFIPGNADGLRVGLGASMLSYNTLANFSATNFYGTANAFGFYSNYALQRTAKSNKTINFSLENRQYYNTTDSVEVSHYGINSATLGIQGNRLVGDASWLWSSNLVVGTVNIMNPSQAQSDQFSANISGPYGKLAIYSSLTQPLPIKSTNLILTFNGQLATTNLNTSEQLYLGGPYGVRAYPVSQGGGSQGAIISAEINHTYPNNVQIGAFIDLGYIQQYKNTYTNWQGQTNAGNNYNLYATGLTAKYRYKKKAEINGVLALRLGDNPLYNQSGQQLNVDSNYNTVQLWLKGSYYF, via the coding sequence ATGAAACCTACTCGAAGCAAGCTGGCCCTTTTGGCTGGCTTTTTCTTTTTAACTGAAAACGTTGTTTTTGCTGCCGGTCCGGATGCTGGAGCTTTGCAACAAAACCTACAACGTCAAATTGAGAATGAGCAAAATGAAGTACAAATGGAGTCTCAGTTAAAGAAGAAAGAGCCTACTCCAACGCCTCCATCAAAAAATCAAACCTTGATTGACATCAAGGGATTTAAATTTTCTGGAAACACGTTTATATCAGAGGAACAGGCGAAAGAGATTACTTCTTCGTTCATTAATCGTAAATTAACCTTAGCTCAAATTAACGAGGCTGCATTTGCCATTGATGATTTTTATAAAGAAAAAGGGCGTATAGCGCAGTCAGTTGTTCCTCCTCAGCAGATAAAAGATGGCATTGTCGAAATTAAGATCTTAGAGGGTAGAGTTGGTAAGATTGTGATTGAACCTGCCTTTGAAGAAGATCCTCCTAGAATTTCTTCAAAAGTAGTAGATAACTTTATTTCATATCACAATTCCAAGGGCCAGTTAATTGATCTTGATGCGTTAGAGAGAAGTTTGTCCTTGTTGAATGAGTTGCCTGGGATTCACGTAGAAGGAGCCCTTGAACCAGGACAGGAAGATGGTACTTCCAACATTATGTTGACTGTAGATGAATTATCTCGAGTATCCGGTCGAGCTGATTTATCGAATTATGGATCAGCAAGTACAGGCGTAGCTCAAGCAGTTGCCAGTATCAATTTAAATGATTTAGCAGGTATTGGTGATGGTGGAACAATCGATATCATTGGTTCGGAAGGTTCTATTTTTGGACAAGCACGTTACTTTATTCCTGGTAATGCTGATGGATTAAGAGTTGGTCTTGGAGCATCGATGTTAAGTTACAACACGCTTGCTAATTTTTCAGCGACTAATTTCTACGGAACAGCCAACGCATTTGGTTTTTACTCCAACTACGCCTTGCAAAGAACTGCCAAGTCAAACAAAACCATTAACTTTAGCTTGGAAAATCGTCAATACTACAATACGACTGACAGTGTTGAGGTCAGTCACTATGGTATTAACAGCGCAACCTTAGGTATACAAGGAAACCGATTGGTTGGAGATGCTAGTTGGTTATGGTCAAGTAACCTAGTTGTTGGGACAGTAAACATCATGAATCCATCTCAGGCACAGAGTGATCAATTTAGCGCCAATATAAGCGGTCCTTACGGAAAACTTGCGATATACAGTTCTCTGACTCAGCCATTGCCCATTAAATCGACTAATTTAATACTCACCTTCAATGGTCAGCTAGCCACCACGAATTTGAATACCTCTGAGCAGTTATATTTAGGCGGACCATATGGTGTGAGAGCGTATCCGGTTTCTCAAGGGGGTGGTTCTCAGGGGGCGATTATCTCTGCTGAAATTAATCATACGTATCCCAATAATGTACAAATTGGGGCGTTTATTGATTTGGGCTACATTCAGCAATATAAAAATACCTATACCAATTGGCAGGGTCAAACAAACGCAGGCAATAATTACAATTTGTATGCAACTGGTTTGACAGCAAAATATCGCTATAAGAAAAAAGCGGAGATTAATGGTGTTTTGGCACTTCGCCTTGGCGATAACCCACTTTATAACCAAAGTGGTCAGCAGCTGAATGTTGATAGTAATTACAATACAGTTCAGTTGTGGTTAAAAGGAAGTTATTACTTTTAG
- a CDS encoding MotA/TolQ/ExbB proton channel family protein — translation MEFTVVNFVLVLLILLSIYTWGVSIWKLWQLRQIKKSTAQFEAGFWEAKDWAAGEAFVQDNNSLNGQLARVGYAEFRAYMEHPEGLKFVGDPGDVLQRAMNRTQESIARRLERGLAELGSIGALAPFIGLFGTVWGIMHALTAISESGKASIDVVAGPIGEALIATAIGIGAAVPAVFFYNYLVRKLKLQSIEMETFVEAFLRLASINAKNK, via the coding sequence ATGGAATTTACAGTTGTTAATTTCGTTCTTGTTTTACTCATACTTTTATCTATTTATACATGGGGGGTCAGTATTTGGAAACTATGGCAACTTCGCCAGATTAAAAAAAGTACGGCGCAGTTTGAGGCTGGTTTTTGGGAAGCGAAGGATTGGGCGGCAGGTGAAGCTTTTGTGCAAGACAACAATAGCCTCAATGGTCAATTAGCCAGAGTTGGATATGCAGAATTTAGAGCCTATATGGAGCACCCTGAGGGACTTAAATTCGTTGGTGATCCAGGTGATGTATTGCAAAGAGCGATGAATCGTACTCAAGAAAGCATTGCACGTCGTTTAGAAAGAGGTTTAGCAGAACTAGGTTCGATTGGCGCCTTAGCACCATTCATTGGATTGTTTGGTACGGTTTGGGGAATTATGCATGCTTTGACCGCAATTAGCGAAAGTGGTAAGGCAAGTATTGATGTAGTTGCAGGTCCGATTGGTGAAGCTTTGATTGCTACAGCGATTGGTATCGGTGCTGCGGTTCCAGCCGTGTTCTTTTACAACTATTTAGTACGTAAGTTGAAATTGCAATCGATAGAGATGGAAACATTTGTCGAGGCTTTTTTAAGACTTGCTTCAATCAACGCTAAAAATAAATAG
- a CDS encoding energy transducer TonB, with protein sequence MSIISSSRLELFAYFNPEEFERLKKLDEKWLKFFWIFLFIALSIHGLFFVGSIIQKLNLLPKTPPPLTIEIVAPKSGVSEGETKKTPPPPEAKKPTTDDVKKPSPEPKKPTESSDQPKIPAPAPKAEEAKPAPPAPVAPPPITGEKSAPTVDADKYADYSKNPKPRYPMGPYREGIQGTVWLRVQVLEDGTVGTVELSKSSGNDELDESALSTVKKWRFTAAVQGGNSVVQYVRVPITFKLR encoded by the coding sequence ATGAGTATTATTAGTTCATCGCGATTAGAGTTATTTGCATACTTTAATCCTGAAGAGTTTGAACGTCTAAAAAAACTGGATGAGAAGTGGCTTAAGTTTTTTTGGATATTTTTATTTATTGCTCTTTCCATACATGGATTATTTTTTGTTGGGAGCATTATTCAAAAGCTCAACTTACTTCCAAAAACTCCACCACCGTTGACCATTGAAATTGTTGCGCCAAAGAGTGGCGTTTCTGAAGGTGAAACCAAAAAAACACCACCGCCACCAGAAGCGAAAAAGCCGACGACCGATGATGTAAAAAAACCATCACCAGAGCCGAAGAAACCAACAGAGTCAAGTGATCAACCGAAGATACCAGCCCCTGCGCCTAAGGCAGAGGAAGCTAAGCCCGCCCCACCAGCACCTGTTGCGCCACCTCCAATAACAGGAGAGAAGAGTGCCCCCACGGTTGATGCTGATAAATATGCAGATTACTCTAAAAATCCTAAACCACGTTATCCAATGGGGCCCTATCGTGAAGGAATTCAGGGGACTGTTTGGTTGAGAGTGCAAGTGTTAGAGGACGGTACGGTTGGCACAGTGGAGTTATCCAAGTCCAGTGGTAATGATGAGCTAGATGAGTCTGCATTATCAACCGTTAAAAAATGGCGTTTTACCGCAGCAGTTCAAGGTGGTAACTCAGTTGTGCAGTATGTTCGGGTTCCAATCACATTCAAATTACGATAA
- a CDS encoding molybdopterin cofactor-binding domain-containing protein, with translation MTTNTINSTSRRRFIIDTSLAGGGLMIGFGTIPLTALAQKAKTTAYNPNTIMNAGDPEVNAWVNIKPDETVVIRFVRSEMGQGTRTGLSQLVAEELECDWKHVITESPTPGQSVARKRVWGEMGTFGSRGVRTSEDYIRRGAAAARMMLMQAAANELNVPVSELTVNKGVITHAKSSKKTTYGRVAEAASKLTPPDPKSITLKDPRTWKVAGKPITRLDTADKVNGTKVYGADLQLPGMLCAAVKACPVFGGKVVSYDEAKVKNLRGVKGVVKVNDSTIAVVADTWWRAKTALDALPIVWDEGKGAAVSSKEIDQIMLSSLNESGDFALRKEGDALNAIKNSSKTIEAIYYTPYQAHATMEPMNATVRWTPDRAEAWVPTQTGEGSFAALSETAGLPLEKCELYKLDAGTGLGRRAAAQDFVRLATLIAKNFPGVPVKMLWSREEDMTHDFYHPLAVAKMSAGLDGSGNITGMHMKVAGPSIRATLFPMALKDNKDAFQMQGLYAEPDDAQLGYQFPNLLTEYVMKNTHVPVGHWRGVNTNQNAIFTECFIDDCAKAAGKDPLAFRQAMMQKFPKHLGVLNAAAKKANWDKPLPSGVHRGIAQFMGYGSYSACVAEVSVSGNMVKIKRLVFALNPGHVVNPWLVREQIEGSVVMALGAIFNPEITIENGRVKQTNFDSYPPLRLASVPKVESVLVPTYDFWGGVGEPTICVVGPAVINAISNAIGRPLRNFPLHKENLNLA, from the coding sequence ATGACTACAAATACAATTAATAGTACTTCACGTCGCCGTTTTATTATTGACACATCACTTGCTGGTGGTGGTCTGATGATTGGTTTTGGCACAATACCTCTCACGGCTTTGGCACAGAAAGCAAAGACTACAGCCTATAACCCGAACACCATCATGAATGCGGGTGATCCTGAGGTCAATGCATGGGTCAATATCAAACCGGATGAAACTGTTGTGATTCGCTTTGTAAGATCTGAAATGGGTCAAGGTACACGAACTGGACTATCTCAGTTAGTGGCTGAAGAACTTGAATGTGACTGGAAACATGTGATTACGGAATCTCCTACTCCGGGTCAAAGTGTTGCACGTAAGCGCGTCTGGGGCGAAATGGGAACTTTCGGCAGCCGTGGCGTTCGTACTTCGGAGGACTATATTCGTCGAGGTGCAGCAGCAGCTCGAATGATGCTGATGCAAGCAGCCGCTAATGAACTCAATGTTCCTGTCAGTGAGCTCACCGTCAATAAGGGTGTCATTACACATGCCAAATCTAGTAAAAAAACGACCTATGGTCGTGTTGCAGAAGCGGCTTCTAAGCTAACGCCTCCTGATCCAAAATCCATCACCTTAAAAGATCCAAGAACTTGGAAAGTAGCAGGTAAGCCAATTACTCGCCTAGATACAGCAGACAAAGTCAATGGCACCAAGGTTTATGGTGCTGATCTGCAATTACCAGGTATGCTCTGTGCTGCTGTCAAAGCCTGTCCTGTCTTTGGTGGCAAGGTGGTTAGCTACGATGAAGCGAAAGTGAAAAACTTACGCGGCGTAAAAGGTGTTGTTAAAGTCAATGATTCCACCATCGCTGTCGTTGCAGACACATGGTGGCGAGCCAAAACGGCTTTAGATGCTCTTCCAATTGTTTGGGATGAGGGTAAAGGTGCCGCAGTTTCTTCTAAAGAAATTGATCAAATCATGCTGAGTAGTCTCAATGAATCTGGTGATTTTGCTCTGCGTAAAGAGGGTGATGCTTTAAACGCCATTAAAAACTCTTCAAAAACTATAGAAGCAATTTATTACACACCATATCAAGCGCATGCCACGATGGAGCCCATGAATGCGACCGTGCGCTGGACACCAGACCGGGCAGAAGCTTGGGTACCTACGCAAACTGGCGAGGGCTCATTCGCGGCCTTATCAGAAACAGCAGGACTTCCTTTGGAAAAATGCGAATTATATAAATTAGATGCGGGAACGGGACTTGGAAGACGCGCCGCGGCCCAAGACTTTGTGCGCTTGGCTACCTTGATTGCAAAAAACTTCCCTGGTGTTCCTGTAAAAATGCTCTGGAGTCGCGAAGAAGATATGACGCATGACTTTTACCATCCCTTAGCCGTTGCAAAAATGTCTGCAGGTCTTGACGGAAGTGGCAATATCACAGGAATGCATATGAAGGTTGCAGGTCCTTCCATACGCGCAACCTTATTTCCAATGGCTTTAAAAGACAATAAAGATGCCTTCCAAATGCAAGGTCTTTATGCAGAACCTGATGATGCTCAGTTAGGTTACCAATTCCCTAATCTGCTAACTGAATATGTCATGAAAAATACCCATGTTCCTGTGGGGCATTGGCGTGGGGTGAACACCAATCAAAATGCAATTTTTACTGAATGCTTTATTGATGATTGTGCAAAAGCCGCTGGCAAAGATCCTCTAGCGTTTCGTCAAGCCATGATGCAAAAGTTTCCAAAACATTTAGGAGTTTTAAATGCTGCGGCAAAAAAAGCCAATTGGGATAAGCCATTACCATCTGGAGTTCATCGAGGCATAGCCCAGTTTATGGGATATGGTAGCTACTCAGCGTGCGTGGCAGAAGTGTCAGTGAGTGGCAATATGGTCAAAATTAAACGATTAGTTTTTGCTCTGAATCCAGGGCATGTCGTTAATCCATGGTTAGTTCGTGAACAAATTGAAGGTTCTGTTGTCATGGCTCTTGGTGCCATATTTAATCCCGAAATAACGATTGAAAATGGCCGGGTCAAACAAACGAATTTTGACTCCTACCCGCCACTGCGCTTAGCCTCAGTTCCCAAGGTGGAATCCGTACTTGTTCCGACCTATGATTTCTGGGGTGGTGTTGGTGAGCCAACGATTTGTGTTGTAGGACCTGCTGTCATTAATGCAATCTCGAATGCCATCGGTCGACCACTGCGTAACTTCCCACTGCATAAAGAAAATTTAAATCTTGCTTAA